The stretch of DNA GGAGCCTTCGCCAGCGTCTTCCTCTTCGCTGTCTTTGAGCACCATGGTGACGTGGGTCGCCCGCTCTACGAGCTCGAGCGCTGAGTCGGCAACCGCGGTGAGCACGCTGTCGAGACCATCGGCTTTGCCAATCGCGTCGTGGGTGCTCCGCAGGGTCTTCAGAGCGGCGGCGTTATTCGAGGTGGAGCTGCCCAGCTCAGCTAGGCTCCGCTGCGCCATCACATGGGGCACATCCGCCTCTTCGCCGATGCCGATCTGGATCAGCACCGCTTCACCACCTCCACCGGCTCCCAGCGCCAACTGGTCGCCGTTCTGGAGTTCGCACTTCGAGCCCAAGCGCTCGTCAACAGGGATGCGCTCGCTGCCGCGCAGCACCTCGGTGCCGTTCGTGCTGTGCAGGTCCTCGATGAACACCTGGTCCCGGGCCAGACTGATGCGCGCGTGCTCTCCGGACACGTGTGTCTCCGCGAGGCACAAGTCGTTGCTCGGAGCGCGCCCGATTCGGATCACGTCGCCCGCCGGTTCCAGCTGCTTTCCGGCTTCGTTCCCGTTGAGTACGTGGATTCGCAATGTCGCCATACAGGGTCTCGCAGCGTTCCCCTCACCCCCAAAACCAGCGCCTGAAACGACGCCTTGGGGGACCGTGAACCGCGGTCCACACTAGCACTCGGCGGCAGCCTGGGTGCAAGGAGCGCAGTGACAAACGACAACGGGCGGCGCTCCGAGGAACACCGCCCGCTGGGCAATCGCGGAGGGGTTATCAGCCGCCGCGGGCCTTGATGCGGTAGACGACGCTCTGCAGGGGCGCGTCCGCTTGAGCCTTGGCCTTGTCCGGGCTCTCCGCGTTCTTGTCGATGATCTTCTGGATCTTGTCCGCGATCTCCTTGGAGCCCTTCGGAGTCAGGCGGTCGATGGTGTTCGCGACCACGAAGCGCACGGCCGCGTTCTCGATCGAGTCGAGGCGGTCCACCAGGCTGTCGCGGGTCTTTTCGTCACCCAGGATGCCGATCATGTAGGCCGCCTTGATGCCGATGAACTGGTTCTTCTTGTCCTGGTTCTCGCTCTTCTCGACCTTCTCCAGGTAGCAGTCGACGCGATCGCCGCAGGCCTTGGTGAGCTCTTCGGCTTGCTTGAACGAGTCCTTCTCGATCTTGGTGCCGTACTTCTCCACGGCCGCCTTCACGGCTTCGGCTTGGTCCGCCTTCATCAGCTTCATCGCCGTCACGCTGATGTTCGCCTGGAAGGTCTTGAGATCCTCGCCGCTGCCCTTCTGCTTCTCAGCGCGCTCGAGCAGCCACGGCACCATGCCCGCGTCGTAGAACAGTGACGCGGCCTCGGTGAGTGAGAGCAGGGAGTTGGCGCCGCCCGGGGGCATGCGTGAGTCGAGCCCCTGCGCCTCGAAGACTTCCTTGAAGGCCGCCTTGCTGTCGTCGGTCGCGGGGATCTTCGCCATCTCTTGAGCGATCAGCGCTTGGTTGCCGCCCTTCTGCGCCTTCATGACCTCGATCATCGCGGGCAGTGACTCCACGCGACCCATCGTGCCGAGAATGATCGCCGCCATCTGCACGTAGGGTTCGTCCTTCGGGGGCTCCTTCGCGCCGGTGAACTTCTGCATCTTGGCGAGCGACGTCTCCTTGAGCTTCTCGTCCTCACCCTTCAGCAGCTTGATCGCGCGATCCATCGCCGGCTTGCCGAGCTTCACCAACGCCATGATGGCGGTGGTCGCGACGTTGCCCTTCGTCGGGTCGAGCACACAGACGAACAGCGGCTCGATGGACTCTTGGTCGTCCAGCTCGCCCAGGATGCGCGCTGCGGTGACCTGCCAGAAGGTCTCGTTGTTGATCGTCTTCTGAACGTCGAGGTCACCCTGCTTGGGCTTCGGGATCTCGTTGCTGAGAACCGTGCGCAGCGGGCCAGCCCAGCTCTTCTCGGGCTTGACCAGCATGGCAGCGGTCAAGTCCTTGTAAGTGACGCCGCCGACCTGGCTCGTGTACTTGAGCTTCAAGAAGGCTTGCAGCATCGGGTCTGCGAGCTCAGCGCCTTTGCCGGCCTTGCGCAGATCTTCCGTGGCACGCGCGGCCCACTTCATGTCCTCGTAGTCCTTCTCCTTCGGCTTCTTCGCGTACTCCTCGAAGGCCTTCTTGAGAGCGGGGACGGTGCGCTCGTCGCGGAACGAAGCGATCAACTTGATCAAGCTGACGCGGGTCTTCGTGTCCAGCGCGTCGAAGTCATCGACGTAGGTCTTGGTGAGCGGCTCGGCGATTTGATCGAGCAGCTTCTGGACCTCGGGCTTGGTGAGGTCCTTGTCTGCCTTGGTCAGCGCGTCTTCGAAGAACTGCTCGAGGCGCTTGATGGAGCGAGGCTTCCAAGCTTTGTCGTTCAGTTTTTCCACCCAGTATTCGGGCTGGCTTTCGTCTTTGCAGCCGACGACCGTCGTGGCAACTGCAGTGGTTCCAATCACCATTGCAGTTCCGAAGTTCAACGAGCGGATCAGTGTCGCAATGGTGCGCGTAGACCGGAGCATTCAATTCCTCCCAGAAACGGCGTGTCAGTTAGCTTGGACGTGGGTCCTCGGGGAACCGGCGCTCGGCATCACGGTCGATGTTGTTTCCGTGTCACCGTAGCGCCCGGAACCCAGCAGGATTCCCGAGCATTCCCGACGTGTTGGCGCACGGTAAGCTGGCAGCATGAGGGCTGTCAAACGCGGTCTGGCGCCAGCTGACAAAGCTGCTATGGCCAAGCTGTAACGATCCCTCCAGGCTGCACTTTACAGCGCGCGGCCCGCAGCTTCCGCGAATCGCGCATTTTCACTGGCTTTCGCCACCATCGACGCACCGCGTTCCGAAGCCAGGTTTGGGGGGGAGGGGAGCAGCGCTAGGCCAGGTCACTGACGTGGGGACCTGCCCCACATCACGCGCTGCTGCCTCAACCGATGATCATCCCCTCGCTGAGCAGCTGCCCTGCTGCAAAGCGACGCAGGTTCCAGCGCTCGAACAGCGGTTGTGCAGCGCCCGTCACCAAGTGCTCCGCGGTGAGCTTGCCCATCACCGGCGCCATCATGAAGCCGTGTCCCATGAAACCGGAGAGCTGAAAGAAGCCGGGCAGCTGGTCCACCCCGCCGACGATTGGGTTCGCGTCCGGTGTCAGGTCGTAGAGCCCGGCCCACTGTCGCAGCACCTTCACCCGCGCGACGGCTGGGCACAGGCTCGTGAGCGCGCGTGAGTAGAGCGCCAAGAAGCGGGCGCTGGAGCTCTGATCGGGACCCTCGGGCACTTGCGCGTTGCCAACACCACCCACGATCTCGCCGCGCGTCGACTGGGAGAAGTAGAGCCCGTTCTCCAGGTCAGCGACGAGGGGAGTCAGCCAGGGCTTCAGCGGTTCGCTGGCGCAAATCTCGTGGCGATGGGGGTGATTGGGCAGCTCCACACCGACCAGGCGAGCGACCTCCGGGCTGTGTGCACCGGCGGCGTTGATCACTAGCTCCGTCTCGATACTGCCCTTGGATGTAATAACCTTGCGGATATTCTGGCCGTCGGTCTCGATACCCAGGACCTCGGTGAAGGTGTGAATCTCCGCTCCGAATTCCAGCGCGCCTTCCGCGTAGCCCCAGACGAAGGGCCAGGGAAACACCACTGCATCATTCGGATTGTAGCTCGCGATACTGATCTGAGTCGTGTCGAGCTCAGGAACCACGCGCTTGACCTCGCGGGGTTCGAGCAACCGCGTGTCGAGACCACAGCGCTTCTGTAGCTCCGCGCTCTGCTGCAACATCTCGACCTTCTCCGGGCTACGAGCCACGAAGAGGTACCCGCCTTGGCGAAACCAGGTGTTGATGCGGTGCTCGCTGGCGAAGCTCTTGCAGATTTCCAGGCTCTCGAGCATCAGCCGGACGTTGGTCTCGCTGGACCACTGGGCGCGCACACCGCCCCCGTTGCGCCCGCTGGCTCCACCGCACAAGTAGCCCCGATCCACCACCACGATGCGCTTGCCGACCTTGTGACGGTTCAGCAGCTTGGCCATGTTGTAGGCCACGGAGAGCCCCATGATGCCGGCGCCGATGATCACGACGTCCGCTCGCTGACTGAGCGGTTGTGATCTGCCTAGCGCACCAAGCTTCCCCCCAGCCATATGCTCCAGCCTTCGCGATCAGCCGCCGTCTCTTGCCGCCTTCGCGATCGCGAGGCGTTCGATCAACGCCGCGTGTAGCGCGCTGTTCGTCGCGACGATGCCACGGTCGTTGGTTAGATTTTCCCCGCGGTAATCGATGTTGTCGCCGTAGGCGTCGGTCACCATGCCGCCGGCAGCGCGCACCAGCGCGTCCACGGCGCATGCGTCCCAGCGCTTGCCGGCCGTTCCAGGAGAGACGTACGCCTCCGCGCGTCCGCTGGCGACTTCGGCGCCTTTCAAGCCGGCGCTGCCCAAGGCTTCGATGCGATCCACTCCGAGGATCGCTAGCGCACGCTCGCTCTCCTCGGTGCGGTGGGAGCGACTTGCGACGACCCGCGCTTGGTCGAGCGCCGCCTGCGGACTCACGAAGATTTGCGTGCGGGTGTCATCCGGGGCGATCTCCCAGGCACCAGCGCCGACTTCACCGATCCAGGCATAGCCCGTCGCTGGCGCCAGGATGACCGAGGCACGTGCGAGGTCGTCTTCAATCATGCCCAGCATGACCACGAACTCGCCGTTTCTCTTGATGAACTCCTTGGTGCCATCCAGCGGGTCGACGAAGAACACTTGCTTTGCCTTGCGGAAATCAACGTAGCTCTCCGGTTTCGACTCCTCCGCGACGATCGCTGCGTCGGGGAAGGCCGCTGCCAGCCCGTCGCAAATCAGGCGATTCGCCTTGCGGTCAGCCTCGGTCACCGGGTCCTTGGGGCCTTTGTAGTCGACCTTGAACTCGGTGTCGTAGATCTCGCGAATCAGCTCCGCTGCGCCGCGCGCGAGCGTCAGCATGACGCTCAGGGTTTCGTGGCTCATGTCGTCACTCCGACGTCAGCGAGGCGAGCTTCCAACTTGTTGAACTTTTCGTCGCTCAGGTAGGGCTGTTCGCGCCCGGCTTCACGCACCAGCTGGTCGAGCTGGACCGCGCTCTTCGGGCCAAGAATCGCCGCCGTTACGCCCTCCGTGGCGAGGACGTAGCGCAACGCCGCCGCCCGCATCGTGAGCACCTCGCCGCCGATGACAGACCGCAGGGCGGAGAGTTGGTTGATGCGGCGCCTCAAGTCATCGGGCGTCCAGCGCTCCTCGCGGTGATCGCCATCGGGGAAATCCTTGTGGAGAGACCAGTGTCCACACAGGAGCCCATGAGCGAGTACGCTGCGTGCGAGCAGCGCCGCCTCGTGCGCTTCGATTTCCCCTTTCAGCTCCTGGAAATCGCGCCGCATGAAGGCGTTGAACGCGAGCTGCAGCACCTGTGCGCCTTGCTCCAGCGCCGCGCGTCCCACTTCGACGTCACCGGCGCTCACACCCCAGCCCGCGATGGATTTGTCTTCCGTGAGCTTGCGCAGGAGCTCGCAAGTGCCCTCTGCCTCGACCGCCTTCTTCGACGGATTGTGCAGCAGCACCACGACCCGCGGAAACTTCAGGCGCTCTAGGCTCTTTTCGATCGCCGGCTTCAGGTAGTCGGGCTTGAAGCATTTCCGTGGGGGACTGGAGTCGCGATCCGTTCCCACCTTGGTAACGACCACCGCTTTGCCATCGGCGCTGAGCAAGCGACCAAGGCGGCGCTCCATTTCCCCGTGGCCGTAGACGTCTGCGGTCTCGAACAGCGAAATGCCGAGCGCCCGAGCGCGCTCGATCACGCGCTCTTGGTCTCCCTCACTCACCGAGCCATATGCGTCGCCCGAGAGCCCCCACGTTCCGAGGCCCAGCGAGCTGATCTTCAGCCCAGTCTTTCCGAGTACCGTTCGGCGCATCGCGCTCGGCGGTATAGCAGAACTGCGCTCAGTGTCCGCGCTGGATTAGCGATTCAACGGCGGGCGCTCGAGGGTCTTCAGCCGCTCTTCCGCTTTGCTGGCTTGCGGGTCTTCGATTTGGCGGTGGGCTTACTCGTGGAGGCAGCAGGCGCCGCTCGCCGGGCCTTCTTGTTGGTTGGCGCCGCAGCGGGCTTGGCGCGTTGCCGGGTCGAGCGGGGCGTTTCGTCTCCCGGGCCAGGCGCTTTGCGGCGGGCCCCGGGCTTGCTCGCCGGGGCCTTGGATGCAGCGGCCTGCGATGTAGCGGCCCTGGATGCTGCCGTCTTGGAAGCAGCGGTCTTGGCGCTGCTAGAGGGAACCGTCGAATGTTTCCGTGCGGATGCGGATTTCGGCGCCGGGGGTGCGGCCTCCTCGGCGGCTTCCTCGCGCTTTGTTTCCTTGGGCGGCCCCGCGTCGTGGGCTGCCTTCTGCGCTGCATTGCGAGCCGAGCGCTGCAGTACTTCCGGCGCTTCGCGCTGATTGAGGAAATAGCGCGACATGGGCTTGAAGTAGTTCTTGCCCCAGCCTGCGTGGTAGCGCTCCCCTTGTCCTTCGGGGATACCGCCGTGATTGATGACGATGCGTGTCCCAGATTCACTTTGTAAGAACGTGATCTCGAGCTGGGAGTCGTCTGCTCCTTCTGGGAAGTCGCGCGTGCGCCAGGTCTGAACGATCCGCGTACCCTTCTCCAGCTCGACGTTCGCGCCTTCGATGTAGCCCGCGTGGGCGGTGAACTTACCTCCCTTGCGTGACGAAACGTCAGCCGGCGATCCCGTGAAGGCCGTGTGTTCCTCTGAGGACAGCCAAGCATCGTAGATGCGGCGGGGCGTGACAGGCATCACGGGTGACACCCTTCGAATCCGCTCGAGTCCCATCGTCTGCTGGTTTCCTTCTCGTGCTGGTGCGTCTGCGGTTGAGTCGCGGTTTGGGTTGGCGGGCGTGACGCCGCTTCGCGGGCACTGGTGCTCGGTGTCGAACCAAACGCTCGATGCGCCTTCGAGTTGCTCCTGCAGCGATCGAACCGCGTCCTGGCGGTCGAGCTTCGGGAGCGATCAGAGCTACCAATTGGGCGCTAGCCTCAGGCGGTAGCCGTGACAGAACGGGGGCCAGTCTAGAGTGTAGGCTTGGCAAAAGTCACTGCTTTCGAGCAATCCGGTTTTCAAAGCTTCGGCTCCAGTCGCCGCGGGGCCGAGTGATTCACGGCGCGGTTTGGTTCGCAGCGCAGATTGGCTCGCAGCGCTGTGTGATTGGCAGCGCTGTGATTCGCAGCGCTGTGTGATTCGGGCGCGTGCGGCTGTGGCGAACGCGTCGGGTTGTGGTAGTGGCGCGCCAGCCGAGCGAACCCACGCTGGCTGACGCGCGCTTCGCGCTGTCGGCTGGCCTTCGTGTGACAGCAAGACTCCCATGCGCAACTACCCCTACGAGCACGCTCCGCGACTGCCCGATTCCGAATCGATTGATCCGCGGGCGCTACTTGGTGTCGATCAACCCGTAGAACTCGAGATCGGTCCCGGGCGTGGCTGGTTCATGGTCGAGCGTGTCGAGAACGACGCGACCGCGCACATCCTTGGGCTCGAAGTGAAACTCAAGTGGGCCACGATCGTTGACGAGCGGCTGAAGCAGCGAGGCTTCGGCGATCGCGCTCGTGTGTTCGCGGAGGACGTCGCTGCGGTGCTCCCGAAGTTTCGAGCGGGTTCGCTTTCTCGCGTTTACGTTCACTTCCCAGATCCCTGGTGGAAGAAGCGCCACCAGAAGCGCCTCGTGGTGCGCGATGAAGTGATCTCCGAGGTGGTGCGCACGCTGGTGCCAGAGGGCGAGCTGTTCGTCCAAACCGACGTGGAGGAGCGCGCGGAGGCCTATCAGCGACTGCTCGACGGCGTCCCCCAGCTCGCCGCCATACCCGGCGGGCCGCGGGTGACAGACAACCCGTTTGGCGCCCGGAGCCCCCGAGAGCGCAAGGCCATCCAAGACGAACTCCCGGTTTTTAGGCTGCTTTATCGGCGAGTAAGCGACCAGTGATCAGCCTCACTTGACCCCTGGCGGGTTTCCCCTGGTAACCTTCCCTCCGCCCATGCTGCGCACCTGGATTGCTTGTGCCTTAGCGCTCGGACTGTGTTCTTGCGCGACCTATCGCGAGGACTTGAACCGCGGCGAGCGGTTGTATTCTCAAGA from Polyangiaceae bacterium encodes:
- a CDS encoding FAD-binding oxidoreductase; the encoded protein is MAGGKLGALGRSQPLSQRADVVIIGAGIMGLSVAYNMAKLLNRHKVGKRIVVVDRGYLCGGASGRNGGGVRAQWSSETNVRLMLESLEICKSFASEHRINTWFRQGGYLFVARSPEKVEMLQQSAELQKRCGLDTRLLEPREVKRVVPELDTTQISIASYNPNDAVVFPWPFVWGYAEGALEFGAEIHTFTEVLGIETDGQNIRKVITSKGSIETELVINAAGAHSPEVARLVGVELPNHPHRHEICASEPLKPWLTPLVADLENGLYFSQSTRGEIVGGVGNAQVPEGPDQSSSARFLALYSRALTSLCPAVARVKVLRQWAGLYDLTPDANPIVGGVDQLPGFFQLSGFMGHGFMMAPVMGKLTAEHLVTGAAQPLFERWNLRRFAAGQLLSEGMIIG
- a CDS encoding 3'(2'),5'-bisphosphate nucleotidase CysQ, translated to MSHETLSVMLTLARGAAELIREIYDTEFKVDYKGPKDPVTEADRKANRLICDGLAAAFPDAAIVAEESKPESYVDFRKAKQVFFVDPLDGTKEFIKRNGEFVVMLGMIEDDLARASVILAPATGYAWIGEVGAGAWEIAPDDTRTQIFVSPQAALDQARVVASRSHRTEESERALAILGVDRIEALGSAGLKGAEVASGRAEAYVSPGTAGKRWDACAVDALVRAAGGMVTDAYGDNIDYRGENLTNDRGIVATNSALHAALIERLAIAKAARDGG
- a CDS encoding aldo/keto reductase, with amino-acid sequence MRRTVLGKTGLKISSLGLGTWGLSGDAYGSVSEGDQERVIERARALGISLFETADVYGHGEMERRLGRLLSADGKAVVVTKVGTDRDSSPPRKCFKPDYLKPAIEKSLERLKFPRVVVLLHNPSKKAVEAEGTCELLRKLTEDKSIAGWGVSAGDVEVGRAALEQGAQVLQLAFNAFMRRDFQELKGEIEAHEAALLARSVLAHGLLCGHWSLHKDFPDGDHREERWTPDDLRRRINQLSALRSVIGGEVLTMRAAALRYVLATEGVTAAILGPKSAVQLDQLVREAGREQPYLSDEKFNKLEARLADVGVTT
- a CDS encoding SRPBCC domain-containing protein, with translation MPVTPRRIYDAWLSSEEHTAFTGSPADVSSRKGGKFTAHAGYIEGANVELEKGTRIVQTWRTRDFPEGADDSQLEITFLQSESGTRIVINHGGIPEGQGERYHAGWGKNYFKPMSRYFLNQREAPEVLQRSARNAAQKAAHDAGPPKETKREEAAEEAAPPAPKSASARKHSTVPSSSAKTAASKTAASRAATSQAAASKAPASKPGARRKAPGPGDETPRSTRQRAKPAAAPTNKKARRAAPAASTSKPTAKSKTRKPAKRKSG
- a CDS encoding tRNA (guanine-N7)-methyltransferase; translated protein: MRNYPYEHAPRLPDSESIDPRALLGVDQPVELEIGPGRGWFMVERVENDATAHILGLEVKLKWATIVDERLKQRGFGDRARVFAEDVAAVLPKFRAGSLSRVYVHFPDPWWKKRHQKRLVVRDEVISEVVRTLVPEGELFVQTDVEERAEAYQRLLDGVPQLAAIPGGPRVTDNPFGARSPRERKAIQDELPVFRLLYRRVSDQ